A portion of the Edaphobacter lichenicola genome contains these proteins:
- a CDS encoding VWA domain-containing protein: MKLLVGALAGLLMVHGELFSQAPIVRRPPPLPGAQAPQSNEDQVPTIKVETRLVNVALNVVDVKGSPVGGLGRDDFEILEDGKPQKIAVFEKESSTPLSIVLAIDASESVMTSERLEKEAAKHFVNALLREQDELDLMEFSEVVREVVPFTNQKKRIESGLSEIHTGAATALYDAIYLASQRLDGTSLANGRRRVVVLITDGEDTVKGSRYTQALEQAQRAGAMVYSIIIVPIYADAGRNTGGEHALIQLANDTGGKYYYVVDPKDLEPAFAHVSDDLRTQYLLGYYAPNRGADTSFRSIKVRMSDAELQGKYQLQYRKGYYADAH, translated from the coding sequence GTGAAGTTGCTCGTTGGGGCTCTGGCTGGGTTGTTGATGGTGCATGGGGAGTTGTTTTCGCAGGCGCCGATTGTTAGGAGGCCACCGCCGCTGCCTGGTGCGCAGGCTCCGCAGAGTAATGAAGATCAGGTGCCGACGATCAAGGTGGAGACGCGGCTGGTGAATGTGGCGTTGAACGTGGTCGATGTGAAGGGTTCGCCGGTTGGGGGGCTGGGGCGGGACGACTTTGAGATTCTGGAGGATGGGAAGCCGCAGAAGATTGCGGTGTTTGAGAAGGAGTCTTCGACGCCGCTGTCGATTGTGCTGGCGATTGATGCCAGCGAGAGCGTGATGACGAGTGAACGGCTGGAGAAGGAGGCGGCGAAGCACTTTGTGAATGCGCTGCTGAGGGAGCAGGACGAGCTCGACTTGATGGAGTTCTCCGAGGTGGTGCGGGAGGTCGTGCCGTTTACGAATCAGAAGAAGCGGATTGAGAGCGGGTTGAGTGAGATTCATACGGGCGCGGCGACGGCGTTGTATGACGCGATCTACCTGGCATCGCAGCGGCTGGACGGGACGTCGCTTGCCAATGGGCGACGGCGGGTGGTGGTGCTGATTACGGATGGTGAGGATACGGTGAAGGGGTCGCGGTATACGCAGGCGCTCGAGCAGGCGCAGAGGGCGGGTGCGATGGTGTACTCGATCATCATTGTGCCGATCTATGCGGATGCGGGGCGGAATACCGGTGGGGAGCATGCTCTGATTCAGCTGGCCAACGATACGGGTGGGAAGTACTACTACGTTGTGGATCCGAAGGATCTGGAGCCGGCGTTTGCGCATGTGTCGGATGACCTGAGGACGCAGTATTTGTTGGGGTACTATGCGCCGAACCGGGGGGCGGATACTTCGTTTCGGTCTATAAAAGTGCGGATGTCGGATGCGGAGCTGCAGGGCAAGTATCAACTGCAGTATCGGAAGGGGTATTACGCGGATGCGCATTAA
- a CDS encoding UbiA-like polyprenyltransferase translates to MASLWKSTAVTLEMIKWEHSVFALPFALTGAVLAAGGWPTLRVLGWIIVCMVAARSAAMAFNRLADAQLDAANPRTAMRALPAGTLSMGFVGGFVVVSIALFVVGAAMLNRLTLELAPIALLVVLAYSYMKRVTRWSHIVLGLALGIAPSAAWIAVRGSLDARIVVLTAAVMLWVGGFDVLYACQDFEHDRKVGLNSVPQAFGLKAAFWIARGMHLGMLLLLCWLMKLFGLGTVAMIGLGLVAILLLYEHSIISPKDLRRMNAAFFTLNGVISIVFFGFVAADVLMRR, encoded by the coding sequence ATGGCATCACTTTGGAAGAGTACGGCTGTAACGCTGGAGATGATCAAGTGGGAGCACTCGGTGTTTGCGTTGCCGTTTGCATTGACGGGAGCAGTACTGGCCGCGGGCGGATGGCCGACGCTGCGGGTCCTCGGTTGGATCATCGTATGCATGGTGGCAGCGCGGTCGGCGGCGATGGCGTTCAATCGTCTGGCGGACGCGCAGTTGGATGCGGCGAATCCTAGGACCGCTATGCGAGCGCTTCCGGCGGGGACTCTCAGCATGGGGTTTGTCGGCGGATTTGTTGTTGTGTCGATTGCTCTGTTTGTGGTGGGAGCGGCGATGCTAAATCGGCTGACTCTGGAGTTGGCGCCGATAGCGCTACTGGTGGTTTTGGCCTACAGCTACATGAAACGAGTGACACGGTGGTCGCACATTGTGCTGGGATTGGCGTTGGGAATTGCGCCTTCGGCTGCGTGGATTGCGGTGAGGGGATCGCTGGATGCCAGGATCGTAGTTTTGACTGCTGCGGTAATGCTGTGGGTGGGTGGGTTTGATGTGTTGTATGCGTGCCAGGACTTCGAGCACGATCGTAAGGTGGGACTAAACAGCGTGCCGCAGGCTTTCGGCCTGAAAGCAGCGTTCTGGATTGCGCGTGGCATGCATCTGGGTATGTTGCTGCTGCTTTGCTGGTTGATGAAGCTATTTGGTCTGGGTACGGTTGCGATGATTGGTTTGGGGCTGGTCGCGATTCTGCTGCTCTATGAGCACTCGATCATCTCGCCGAAGGATTTGAGACGAATGAACGCAGCATTCTTTACCTTGAATGGGGTTATTTCAATCGTGTTCTTTGGATTTGTTGCGGCGGATGTTTTGATGAGGAGATAG
- a CDS encoding CsbD family protein, translated as MNTEKIEGKFDQVAGKIKQSVGEAVGNQKLANSGVADQVKGAAKETWGNAKDTAAVVHDDTRARADVEGDNLKDRAETSAHNMREKIAETAQNVKNSVNEKLDNIKREHRS; from the coding sequence ATGAACACCGAAAAGATTGAAGGAAAATTCGACCAGGTAGCGGGCAAGATTAAACAAAGCGTAGGCGAAGCAGTTGGCAACCAAAAGCTTGCAAACTCAGGCGTAGCCGATCAAGTAAAAGGTGCCGCTAAAGAAACCTGGGGCAATGCGAAAGATACAGCAGCCGTTGTCCACGACGACACACGCGCTCGAGCTGACGTTGAAGGTGACAACCTGAAAGATCGTGCGGAAACCTCAGCTCACAACATGCGCGAGAAGATCGCCGAAACGGCTCAAAACGTCAAGAACTCAGTCAATGAGAAGTTAGACAACATCAAGCGTGAGCATCGCAGCTAA
- the lon gene encoding endopeptidase La, with product MPSDFVSVIQPTAAKNSVESSAEVTGRRPIPVLPVRDTVLFPHAVLPLTVGRESSIQLIQSLGEEKTILVVAQRDARQDSPQAADLFATGTRATVHKVVKMPNQSLFVFTEGNERVHLGGFAQLTPFMTAEYEAIPDVEPQQTPEAEALQRNVVSQFQQIVTSSPTLSDDLQTIAINIDEPGRLADFIASSLPFLTTTDKQELLETPDVSARLERINKHLAKELEVQQLRNKIQTEVQDSVQSSQRDYYLREQLKAIQKELGDQDDTQKDIADLKEKIENAGMPDDVKKDALKELGRLSRMNPAAADYSLTRNYVEWLAVLPWGKTSSGEVDILKAKGILDEDHYGLKKVKDRILDYLSVRRLKPDMKGPILCFVGPPGVGKTSLGRSIAKALDRKFSRISLGGMHDEAEIRGHRRTYIGALPGQIIQHLKRVEVKDPVFMLDEIDKLGRDFRGDPASALLETLDPEQNNTFRDNYLDQPFDLSKVLFICTANQLDTIPGPLLDRMEIIELTGYTEEEKVNIAIKYLIPRQIKENGIKEENIEFPKESVHLIARHYTREAGVRKLEQQIGTVCRKVARKIAEGATEKVVITPEIVHEFLGGIKVRVDTEIAERTKRAGVAVGLAWTPAGGDVLFIEANRMKGKGGFTITGQIGDVMKESMQAALTWVRSNAASLGLDEDFTKDTDLHIHVPAGAIPKDGPSAGVTMATALVSLLTDTPVHPLTAMTGEITLSGNVLPVGGIKEKFLAAKRAGVRDVILPTDCKQQVDEDLTPDQTEGVTIHYATRIEDVLAVALPKTQREKAQDEVVREEVLHATV from the coding sequence ATGCCAAGCGACTTTGTAAGTGTGATTCAGCCGACAGCAGCAAAAAACAGCGTAGAGTCCAGCGCTGAAGTGACTGGCAGGCGTCCTATTCCTGTGCTGCCGGTGCGGGATACGGTTTTATTTCCTCACGCAGTGTTGCCCCTGACGGTAGGGCGCGAGAGCTCGATCCAGTTAATTCAATCGCTGGGCGAGGAGAAGACCATTCTTGTGGTGGCGCAGCGGGATGCTCGGCAGGATTCGCCCCAGGCAGCGGATTTGTTTGCCACCGGAACGCGAGCGACGGTGCATAAGGTCGTCAAGATGCCGAACCAAAGCCTCTTCGTCTTTACCGAGGGCAATGAGCGGGTGCATCTGGGTGGGTTTGCGCAGCTGACGCCGTTTATGACGGCGGAGTATGAGGCGATTCCCGACGTCGAGCCACAGCAGACGCCGGAGGCTGAGGCGCTGCAGCGGAACGTGGTAAGCCAGTTCCAGCAGATTGTGACCTCGTCTCCGACTCTGAGCGATGACCTGCAGACGATCGCGATCAATATCGATGAGCCCGGGCGATTGGCGGACTTTATTGCATCGTCGCTTCCGTTCTTGACGACGACTGACAAGCAGGAGCTGCTGGAGACGCCAGATGTTTCGGCTCGTCTGGAGCGCATCAACAAACATCTCGCCAAAGAACTTGAGGTGCAGCAGCTGCGCAACAAGATCCAGACTGAGGTGCAGGATTCGGTGCAGTCGTCGCAGCGGGACTACTATCTGCGCGAGCAGTTGAAGGCGATTCAGAAGGAGCTGGGCGACCAGGACGACACCCAGAAGGATATCGCTGACCTGAAAGAGAAGATTGAAAACGCAGGGATGCCAGACGATGTGAAGAAGGACGCCCTGAAAGAGCTGGGCCGTCTGAGCCGGATGAATCCTGCTGCCGCGGACTACTCACTGACGCGGAACTATGTGGAGTGGCTCGCGGTGTTGCCGTGGGGCAAGACGTCGTCAGGCGAGGTAGACATTCTGAAAGCGAAGGGGATTCTCGATGAGGATCACTATGGCCTGAAGAAGGTGAAGGATCGCATTCTGGACTACCTTTCGGTGCGGCGTTTGAAACCCGATATGAAGGGGCCGATCCTTTGCTTTGTTGGGCCTCCGGGTGTGGGTAAGACCTCGCTGGGGCGGTCGATTGCGAAGGCGTTGGATCGCAAGTTTTCAAGGATCTCGCTGGGCGGCATGCATGATGAGGCGGAGATTCGTGGGCACCGGAGAACGTATATCGGCGCGCTGCCAGGACAGATTATTCAGCATCTGAAGCGGGTTGAGGTGAAAGACCCCGTGTTCATGCTGGATGAGATCGACAAGCTGGGACGCGACTTCAGGGGAGATCCCGCGAGCGCGTTGCTTGAGACGCTTGATCCGGAGCAGAACAATACGTTCCGCGATAACTATCTCGATCAGCCGTTTGATTTGAGCAAGGTGCTGTTTATCTGCACGGCGAATCAGCTGGATACGATTCCAGGGCCATTGCTTGATCGTATGGAGATCATTGAGCTGACCGGTTATACGGAAGAGGAGAAGGTGAACATCGCCATCAAATACCTTATTCCGCGTCAGATCAAAGAGAACGGAATTAAGGAAGAGAACATCGAGTTTCCGAAGGAAAGCGTACATCTGATCGCGCGGCACTACACGCGGGAGGCGGGTGTTCGTAAGCTCGAACAGCAGATTGGAACGGTGTGCCGCAAGGTTGCGCGCAAGATCGCGGAGGGCGCGACGGAGAAGGTTGTGATCACTCCGGAGATTGTTCATGAGTTCCTTGGTGGTATCAAGGTGCGCGTGGATACAGAGATTGCGGAGCGAACCAAGCGTGCTGGTGTTGCTGTCGGACTTGCGTGGACACCGGCGGGCGGCGATGTGTTGTTCATTGAAGCGAACCGGATGAAGGGTAAAGGTGGCTTCACGATTACTGGTCAGATCGGTGATGTGATGAAGGAGAGCATGCAGGCGGCGTTGACCTGGGTACGCTCGAATGCCGCGTCGTTAGGGCTCGATGAGGACTTTACCAAGGATACGGATCTGCATATTCACGTACCTGCAGGTGCGATTCCGAAGGATGGTCCGTCGGCTGGTGTGACGATGGCGACTGCTCTGGTGAGCCTGTTGACGGACACTCCGGTGCATCCGCTGACGGCGATGACGGGCGAGATAACGTTGAGCGGCAATGTGTTGCCGGTTGGCGGAATCAAGGAGAAGTTCCTTGCGGCGAAGCGGGCCGGCGTGCGGGATGTGATTTTGCCGACGGACTGCAAACAGCAGGTGGATGAGGACTTAACGCCGGATCAGACGGAGGGCGTGACGATTCATTACGCTACCCGGATTGAGGATGTGCTGGCGGTTGCGCTTCCGAAGACGCAGCGGGAGAAGGCGCAGGACGAGGTGGTTCGTGAAGAGGTACTTCACGCTACCGTCTAA
- a CDS encoding prephenate dehydratase — translation MKVAIQGELGSNSHMATVEMLGNDEDVEIIACALSGQVLAKVVSGEVDGAVLPIENSLHGSVAEHYDLLLEMPVQIERESLLRIRHNLIAMPGVKLEQVRRVMSHPVALSQCRRFLAAHPEMEVMSFYDTAGSVKHLMEGGLRDTAGIAPELAAKEYGAEVVISGVEDHAENYTRFHLLRSEETSSSELAAADRNKMSMAFAIEHRPGTLVVALQLLADAGVDLTKIESRPVPGSPWEYVFYVDVRFDSPGKAEKALAALKGHCRMVKVLGWYKAA, via the coding sequence TTGAAGGTAGCAATTCAAGGTGAGTTAGGGTCAAACAGTCACATGGCGACCGTCGAGATGCTGGGCAACGATGAGGATGTGGAGATCATCGCTTGCGCGTTATCCGGGCAGGTGCTTGCAAAGGTCGTGTCAGGGGAAGTCGATGGTGCGGTGCTTCCAATTGAGAACAGTCTGCATGGATCGGTGGCAGAACACTACGATCTGCTGCTTGAGATGCCTGTCCAGATTGAGCGCGAGAGCCTTTTGCGTATCCGCCACAACCTGATTGCGATGCCGGGAGTGAAGCTGGAGCAGGTGCGGCGGGTGATGTCGCATCCGGTGGCTTTGTCGCAATGCCGTCGATTTTTGGCAGCGCACCCGGAGATGGAAGTGATGTCGTTCTACGATACGGCGGGAAGCGTGAAGCACTTGATGGAGGGTGGATTACGGGATACAGCAGGAATTGCTCCTGAGCTTGCTGCCAAGGAGTATGGCGCCGAGGTGGTGATCTCTGGTGTAGAAGATCACGCAGAGAATTACACGCGATTTCACCTTTTGCGGAGCGAGGAAACCAGCTCCAGTGAACTGGCCGCGGCAGATAGAAACAAGATGAGCATGGCGTTTGCTATTGAGCATCGTCCTGGAACATTGGTGGTGGCACTGCAGCTGTTGGCTGATGCAGGCGTCGATCTGACAAAGATTGAGTCGAGACCGGTGCCCGGTAGCCCGTGGGAGTATGTGTTTTATGTCGATGTGCGATTCGATTCACCGGGGAAGGCGGAAAAAGCCTTGGCGGCGTTGAAGGGGCATTGTCGGATGGTGAAGGTTTTGGGTTGGTACAAGGCGGCTTAG
- a CDS encoding lmo0937 family membrane protein, protein MLWTITIILFILWVVGLVSSYTLGGWIHILLVLAIIVLIFNLMSGRRAL, encoded by the coding sequence ATGCTTTGGACAATCACCATTATTCTTTTCATCCTCTGGGTCGTAGGACTCGTCAGCAGTTACACCCTCGGCGGATGGATTCACATCCTTCTGGTCCTTGCCATCATCGTGCTCATCTTCAACCTGATGTCCGGAAGACGAGCGCTCTAA
- a CDS encoding DUF488 domain-containing protein gives MMTIGHSTLEIDAFLRALRENECSTLVDVRRYPGSKRYPQFGQERLFASLVSVGIRPVWRVGLGGRRAARKDSVNIGWRNESFRGYADYMQTPEFSAEVDWLMGLPELGATVVMCAEAVPWRCHRSLIGDAVLARGEVVEDIFVTADGASSRRMHEMTEFARVDGARIWYPKESHPDATLFAE, from the coding sequence ATGATGACGATTGGGCACTCGACGCTGGAGATTGATGCATTCTTGCGGGCGCTGCGCGAGAACGAGTGTTCGACTTTGGTGGATGTGCGGCGATATCCGGGTTCGAAGCGGTATCCGCAGTTTGGGCAGGAGCGGTTGTTTGCTTCGCTGGTGAGTGTAGGGATACGTCCGGTGTGGAGGGTGGGGTTGGGTGGGCGCAGGGCAGCTCGGAAGGACAGCGTGAATATTGGATGGAGGAACGAGAGCTTTCGAGGGTATGCGGACTACATGCAGACGCCGGAGTTTAGTGCAGAGGTCGACTGGTTAATGGGGTTGCCGGAGCTGGGTGCGACGGTGGTGATGTGTGCGGAGGCGGTGCCGTGGCGGTGTCACCGGTCGCTAATTGGGGATGCGGTGTTGGCGAGGGGTGAGGTGGTGGAAGACATCTTTGTGACGGCGGATGGTGCGAGTTCGCGGCGGATGCATGAGATGACGGAGTTCGCGCGGGTGGATGGCGCGAGGATTTGGTATCCCAAGGAGTCGCATCCTGATGCGACGTTGTTTGCGGAGTGA
- a CDS encoding TonB-dependent receptor: MRKLALLCLWSLLLGTTAAYASIFGQLHGVVHDPQHRPIAGAHVELQAATSAYTQSTVTHQDGSFALSSIPLGDYVITISQSGFATTKQTLTLASDTAPTLHFELQLGTVQQAVSVENPAYTANVNTVTPTTLVDRESIALTPGSDRTNSLSMITDYTPGAYITHDMLHMRGGHQVSWLIDGVEVPNTNIASNLAAQISPKDIDYIEIQRGSYTSDIGDRTYGVFNVVPRTGFERNREAELIVTAGNFFQTDDQLNFGDHTEKFAYYASLNGNRSDYGLAPPVGMVLHDATNGYGGFASLIYNGSAKDQFRLMTQLRNDYFQIPYDPDPNSFGNQQFDSSGLRDGQHEGDAIVAFTWLRTFNPTTVLQVSPFFHYNKADYESNPNDTPVATTANRSSTYGGAQASITTAIARNTIQAGLYSFGQHDNYLFGAIFNDGSGNANFSKPDSASGGVIEEYVSDNYKATSWLTLIAGLRETHFQGEFSEDATDPRFGVAVRVPKLNWVFRAFYGRYYQPPPLLTAAGPIVQFANNNNTAFAPLHGERDEEHQFGVQIPLRGWVLDVDTFKTRVNNFLDHSNVGDSSIYFPVTVDGALIRAWELSLRSPRLWHFGQAHLAYSNQIAEQRGAITGGLICAPITSPECDVTPGYTPVDHDQRNTLNVGFNATLPWHTTASTNVYYGSGFTNGDPDPATPYPNAYLPSHTSVDLSIGKSFGERFTASVTTTNIANYRVLLDNSLTFGGFHFNDPRQIYGEVKYRFKY, from the coding sequence ATGCGCAAGCTTGCACTACTTTGTCTCTGGTCCCTGCTTCTGGGTACCACTGCGGCCTATGCCAGTATCTTCGGCCAGCTTCATGGAGTCGTTCACGACCCGCAACACCGTCCCATCGCCGGCGCTCATGTGGAGCTGCAGGCTGCCACTTCCGCTTACACGCAAAGCACCGTGACTCATCAGGATGGATCCTTCGCACTGTCCTCGATTCCGTTGGGGGACTACGTTATTACGATCTCGCAGAGCGGGTTCGCAACTACGAAACAGACTCTTACGCTGGCCTCTGACACAGCGCCTACGCTGCACTTCGAGTTGCAACTGGGAACGGTGCAGCAGGCTGTCTCGGTGGAGAATCCTGCGTATACGGCCAACGTTAATACGGTCACACCTACGACGCTGGTTGACCGCGAGAGTATCGCTCTGACACCTGGCTCGGACCGCACGAATTCGCTTTCCATGATTACCGACTACACTCCCGGCGCGTATATCACCCACGACATGCTGCATATGCGCGGAGGGCACCAGGTGAGCTGGCTTATCGATGGCGTCGAAGTTCCGAATACAAATATTGCGAGTAATCTCGCTGCGCAGATCAGCCCGAAGGATATCGACTACATTGAGATTCAGCGTGGCAGCTATACGTCTGATATCGGAGACCGAACGTATGGGGTGTTCAATGTTGTGCCTCGTACTGGCTTCGAGCGGAATCGCGAGGCTGAGCTGATCGTCACGGCTGGTAACTTTTTTCAGACGGACGATCAGCTTAACTTTGGGGACCATACGGAGAAGTTCGCCTACTACGCCAGTTTGAATGGAAACCGCAGCGACTATGGGCTTGCTCCTCCTGTCGGCATGGTTCTGCATGATGCTACGAATGGCTATGGTGGGTTCGCGTCTCTGATTTACAACGGCAGCGCCAAGGATCAGTTTCGGCTGATGACTCAGCTTCGCAACGATTACTTTCAGATACCGTATGATCCGGATCCGAACAGCTTCGGGAATCAGCAGTTCGATTCGAGCGGACTACGCGACGGTCAGCATGAGGGTGACGCGATTGTTGCTTTTACGTGGCTCCGTACGTTCAATCCAACGACTGTGCTTCAGGTGTCGCCGTTCTTTCATTACAACAAGGCAGACTATGAGTCGAATCCTAACGACACACCGGTGGCTACGACTGCGAACCGTTCTTCAACCTACGGCGGCGCGCAGGCTTCCATTACGACTGCGATTGCACGTAACACCATTCAGGCTGGTCTGTACTCGTTTGGCCAGCATGACAACTATCTCTTTGGGGCGATCTTCAACGATGGTAGTGGCAACGCCAACTTCAGTAAGCCCGACTCCGCCAGTGGTGGCGTTATCGAAGAGTACGTCTCGGACAACTACAAAGCTACTTCGTGGCTAACGCTTATCGCCGGGCTGCGCGAGACGCACTTTCAAGGCGAGTTCAGTGAAGACGCGACCGATCCTCGCTTCGGCGTAGCGGTTCGCGTGCCGAAGTTGAACTGGGTGTTTCGCGCGTTTTACGGGCGTTATTACCAGCCTCCTCCGCTGTTGACTGCGGCGGGGCCGATTGTGCAGTTTGCGAACAACAACAATACCGCCTTTGCACCGCTTCACGGAGAGCGCGATGAAGAGCACCAGTTCGGGGTTCAGATTCCGCTACGTGGCTGGGTGCTCGATGTCGACACGTTCAAGACTCGCGTCAATAACTTTCTGGACCACTCCAATGTCGGCGACTCCAGCATCTACTTTCCTGTGACTGTTGATGGTGCGCTGATACGTGCGTGGGAGCTTAGTCTTCGCTCGCCGCGGCTGTGGCACTTCGGGCAGGCTCATCTGGCTTACTCGAACCAGATCGCCGAGCAGAGGGGAGCGATTACGGGCGGACTGATCTGCGCGCCGATCACCTCGCCCGAGTGCGACGTGACGCCTGGCTACACGCCGGTCGATCACGACCAGCGTAATACTTTGAATGTGGGCTTCAACGCTACGCTGCCCTGGCACACGACTGCCTCTACCAATGTCTACTACGGCTCTGGCTTTACGAATGGCGATCCGGATCCGGCGACGCCGTATCCGAATGCTTATCTGCCTTCGCATACGAGCGTTGATCTCTCGATCGGTAAGAGTTTTGGTGAGAGATTTACGGCTTCGGTGACGACCACGAATATAGCGAACTATCGCGTGCTGCTCGATAACAGCCTTACGTTTGGCGGGTTCCACTTCAATGATCCCCGGCAGATCTATGGCGAGGTGAAGTACCGGTTCAAGTACTAA
- a CDS encoding molybdenum cofactor biosynthesis protein MoaE gives MRIEITDDVIPAEEIVLESKAGADGAVCVFDGIVRDNTRGRKTLYLDYEAYREMALEQMRALAEESMEKFGVRDVALVHRLGRLYVGETSVLIVVASAHRGAAFDACRWLIDTLKKTVPIWKKEQFEDGAIWADGEPFPEEHQVSGSAGQQVGGEAEDQHDGGVVRDGGVR, from the coding sequence ATGCGAATTGAGATCACAGATGATGTCATTCCGGCGGAGGAGATTGTGCTGGAGAGTAAGGCGGGCGCCGATGGAGCGGTGTGCGTCTTCGACGGGATTGTGCGGGATAATACGCGGGGACGGAAGACGCTGTATCTGGACTATGAGGCTTACCGGGAGATGGCGCTGGAGCAGATGCGGGCGCTGGCGGAGGAGTCGATGGAGAAGTTTGGGGTGCGGGATGTGGCGCTGGTGCATCGTCTGGGACGGCTGTATGTGGGGGAGACGAGTGTTTTGATTGTGGTGGCTTCGGCGCATCGCGGGGCGGCGTTCGATGCTTGTCGATGGCTGATTGATACGTTGAAGAAGACGGTTCCGATATGGAAGAAGGAACAGTTTGAGGATGGGGCAATTTGGGCGGATGGAGAGCCATTTCCTGAGGAGCATCAGGTGAGCGGGTCAGCGGGTCAGCAAGTTGGTGGTGAGGCTGAGGATCAGCACGACGGCGGAGTGGTGCGTGATGGGGGAGTGCGGTGA
- a CDS encoding MoaD/ThiS family protein, translated as MNKVVIAGKFGAMAVRTAVRYALWMRVRVLYFGVLRERLGGDQELLEMIDGATVAGVLNVYKERVPGFAWDSIAVAVNQEYARAEVVLRDGDDVALLPPVSGGIEG; from the coding sequence ATGAATAAGGTTGTGATTGCCGGAAAATTTGGTGCGATGGCTGTGAGGACGGCGGTCAGATATGCTCTTTGGATGCGTGTTCGTGTACTTTACTTTGGTGTGCTGCGGGAGAGGCTGGGCGGCGACCAAGAGTTGCTCGAAATGATAGATGGGGCTACCGTTGCGGGCGTTTTGAACGTCTACAAGGAGCGTGTGCCGGGGTTTGCCTGGGATTCGATCGCTGTGGCGGTGAACCAGGAGTATGCGCGGGCGGAGGTTGTGCTGCGGGATGGCGATGATGTGGCGCTGCTGCCGCCCGTGAGCGGCGGGATCGAGGGCTAG